Proteins from a genomic interval of Actinomycetota bacterium:
- a CDS encoding ATP-dependent DNA ligase produces the protein MSMLLAELVGVSRAVAATSSRSAKIATLADLLRQADPEELPIVVGLLTGEPRQGRVGVGWASVSKVVAEPAPAPSVTLGEIDRA, from the coding sequence ATGAGCATGCTGCTCGCCGAGCTAGTCGGGGTCTCGCGCGCCGTCGCAGCCACGTCCTCGCGCTCGGCGAAGATCGCCACCCTGGCCGACCTGCTGCGCCAGGCCGACCCCGAGGAGCTCCCGATCGTGGTCGGCCTCCTGACCGGGGAGCCGCGCCAGGGCCGGGTGGGGGTCGGCTGGGCGTCGGTGTCGAAGGTCGTTGCCGAGCCGGCGCCGGCCCCCAGCGTCACGCTCGGTGAGATAGATCGGGCC